The Aedes aegypti strain LVP_AGWG chromosome 3, AaegL5.0 Primary Assembly, whole genome shotgun sequence genome contains a region encoding:
- the LOC5564182 gene encoding cryptochrome-1, whose protein sequence is MTVNNILWFRHGLRLHDNPSLLEALRNDGTGSESVRLYPIFIFDGESAGTKLVGFNRMKFLLESLADLDRQLREIGGQLYVFRGNAVNVMRRLFEELNIQKLCFEQDCEPIWKARDDAIQNLCRMMDVKCVEKVSHTLWDPQQIIRTNGGIPPLTYQMFLHTVDIIGKPPRPVAAPSFEFVEFGTIPSILAQEVKLQQVRNLSPEDFGIYYEGNPDISHQQWMGGETKALECLGHRLKQEEEAFLGGYFLPTQAKPEFLVPATSMSAALRFGCLSVRMFYWCVHDLYEKVQANNQYRNPGGQHITGQLIWREYFYTMSVHNPHYAEMEANPICLNIPWYEPKDDSLDRWKEGRTGFPMIDAAMRQLLAEGWLHHILRNITATFLTRGALWISWEAGVQHFLKYLLDADWSVCAGNWMWVSSSAFEKLLDSSSCTSPIALARRLDPKGEYVRRYLPELKNLPTLYVHEPWKAPLDVQKECGCIVGRDYPAPMIDLAAASRANANTMNSIRQKLMERGGSTPPHCRPSDVEEIRNFFWLPEDVVADC, encoded by the exons GAACGAAATTGGTCGGCTTCAATCGGATGAAGTTTTTGCTCGAATCGCTGGCTGACCTTGACCGGCAGTTGCGTGAGATTGGAGGACAGCTGTACGTCTTCAGGGGCAACGCAGTGAATGTGATGCGTCGATTGTTCGAAGAATTGAACATTCAGAAGCTGTGCTTCGAGCAGGATTGCGAGCCCATCTGGAAGGCTCGCGACGATGCCATCCAGAACCTGTGCCGCATGATGGACGTCAAGTGCGTCGAGAAGGTGTCGCATACCCTGTGGGATCCGCAGCAGATTATTCGTACCAACGGCGGGATTCCGCCGTTGACGTATCAGATGTTCTTG cacaccgtCGATATCATTGGCAAACCGCCTCGCCCGGTGGCCGCACCCAGCTTCGAGTTCGTCGAATTCGGCACCATTCCGTCGATTCTTGCTCAGGAAGTGAAGCTGCAGCAGGTTCGCAACCTTTCGCCGGAGGACTTTGGCATTTACTACGAAGGCAACCCGGATATCTCCCACCAGCAGTGGATGGGCGGAGAAACTAAAGCACTGGAGTGTCTTGGCCACCGACTGAAGCAGGAAGAGGAAGCATTCCTGGGCGGGTACTTTTTGCCCACCCAAGCCAAACCGGAGTTTCTCGTGCCGGCCACGTCGATGAGTGCCGCGCTACGATTCGGGTGTCTTTCCGTGCGCATGTTCTACTGGTGCGTCCACGACCTGTACGAGAAAGTGCAGGCCAACAATCAGTACCGGAACCCCGGAGGACAACACATAACGGGGCAGTTGATTTGGCGCGAATATTTCTACACCATGTCGGTGCACAATCCGCACTACGCGGAAATGGAAGCCAACCCGATTTGTTTGAACATTCCTTGGTATGAACCGAAGGACGACTCGTTGGACCGCTGGAAGGAGGGCCGAACTGGATTCCCGATGATAGATGCCGCTATGCGGCAACTGTTGGCCGAAGGGTGGTTGCACCACATTCTCAGGAACATCACTGCCAC ATTTTTAACACGTGGTGCCTTGTGGATCAGCTGGGAGGCCGGAGTGCAGCATTTCCTAAAATACCTGCTCGATGCCGATTGGTCAGTTTGCGCCGGCAACTGGATGTGGGTTTCGTCGTCTGCATTTGAGAAGCTACTGGATTCGTCCTCGTGTACCTCACCGATAGCGCTGGCTCGGCGACTCGATCCCAAGGGGGAATACGTGCGCCGATATCTGCCGGAGTTGAAGAACCTGCCGACGCTCTATGT CCACGAACCATGGAAGGCGCCGCTGGACGTGCAGAAGGAGTGCGGCTGCATCGTTGGCCGGGACTATCCGGCACCGATGATCGATCTGGCGGCTGCCAGCCGGGCGAATGCCAATACCATGAACAGTATCCGCCAGAAGCTGATGGAACGGGGTGGATCTACGCCACCCCACTGTCGCCCTTCGGATGTGGAAGAAATCAGAAACTTCTTCTGGCTTCCGGAGGATGTGGTTGCTGACTGTTAA